A genomic segment from Lates calcarifer isolate ASB-BC8 linkage group LG13, TLL_Latcal_v3, whole genome shotgun sequence encodes:
- the LOC108878166 gene encoding cAMP-specific 3',5'-cyclic phosphodiesterase 4D-like, whose product MDPGKVGTASLVAGGGTGVSAKAPKHLWRQQNQAALSPLHHALVVRKNDRVRQRGFSDTERYLNPRNMDRTYAVDTGHRPGLKKSRMSWPSSFQGLRR is encoded by the coding sequence ATGGATCCTGGGAAAGTGGGGACGGCGTCTTTGGTCGCCGGCGGCGGAACCGGCGTGAGTGCGAAGGCGCCCAAACATCTGTGGAGGCAGCAGAACCAGGCAGCGCTCTCTCCGCTCCACCACGCGCTGGTAGTGCGCAAGAACGACCGAGTGAGACAAAGAGGCTTTTCGGACACCGAAAGATACCTCAACCCGAGGAACATGGACCGGACTTACGCAGTGGACACAGGGCACCGACCCGGGCTGAAGAAATCCAGGATGTCGTGGCCGTCGTCGTTTCAAGGTCTTCGACGGTAA